In Naumovozyma dairenensis CBS 421 chromosome 2, complete genome, the following are encoded in one genomic region:
- the SPC110 gene encoding Spc110p (similar to Saccharomyces cerevisiae SPC110 (YDR356W); ancestral locus Anc_5.414), which produces MNQPPSHLKDTAFKKLEFTPIGTDKRSNNSPTKSPSMTRRAEGIVNDAEFFNDEEPPRKIRRTSLNDTVNSLAILNQEEQDELSDESDKDNAYSSEFDDTIPKIPEPHDSNNIQNNGSNAIHRNNENKDDEYKKNLMPELSDNIISSKPLKQQQEEVEMLIKENHTLKIRIRTLVNFFNGFDLNTLKNMDIIDEIGKWKQKYINLNTEYNTLKLKYDDLNLNSEKHSEAEVKIDKKKEAKLVKEHKVLQDSFNQTRLALDTLQNQFKKLQEEKAKADHEIRNLTTQHHEELDTKLSQLDRIIAEKDDLINKDTAKIHKLEEQLNSLNNDTTSQSTIDSLKKQLIEEKSMLERVKTENETLENKIHDLKSQLRESEIELKALSEKCGRYETEIRDHKSTSEKSNNYYKNKINELESKIKNLHLQLENLNTERQELQDALLGHDIAGSDELRGIKEDMQNELEKIKQLEETNHTLQINFDDLQKDNSKLTRNLKNSEENKKTLEIQVQSMQQTIDNLEKASIQLTSDLKKLTREVHDLNEKDVDSQEQISRLQDKIEKLKSVHKEELKIVNEELDGKRKELIETNFQIKQLQNQLFENVKNSTTSDINEKVIKEKQDQIEDLQRKLADLRDAIRTDQNKNLKKFDLRIKETEMKYTEELGKLKEDVRLLKNERAKLKNQLETIKESKVNMETQHDRELNEWISKFNSMSKEHNNLINRQDNKRDSYRNEIMETLNENKRLLAQLEALQNQRSDMEIEITKLSKSRDAYKDTLKNTLSNLDSITKEFSEYKRRNKNNDEKNESMSDRYQNMQEKLMRRINQLEDDNLLLERRLQNQPLSSRGTNDAERFSNASVSKYQDNIDYYKLKYNMEVQQNNDMRLQIDYLNLILKMISRNDKLNYLKAKDDIYLSRENKNNDADPIPRYNPYYNDSLNKQWSNNYEINPFNDFYRNNNEQRFFDRRDNQKQLKFKSVALLVLACIRMKRVANKHRWDRQRLRYLERKIALNDDTQSW; this is translated from the coding sequence atGAACCAACCTCCTTCACATCTCAAAGACACGGcatttaagaaattagaGTTTACGCCAATTGGTACAGATAAACGGTCTAATAACTCTCCAACTAAATCCCCATCTATGACTAGAAGAGCTGAAGGTATAGTAAATGATGcagaatttttcaatgatgaGGAACCACCAAGAAAAATCCGTCGAACAAGTCTGAACGATACAGTCAACTCATTGGCTATTCTAAAccaagaagaacaagatgaaCTTTCAGATGAAAGTGATAAAGATAACGCTTATTCATctgaatttgatgatacTATACCTAAGATACCTGAACCACATGATAGCAATAACATTCAAAATAATGGCTCTAATGCAATTCATCGTAATAACGAAAATAAAGACGATGAATAtaagaagaatttaatgCCTGAACTAAGCGATAATATAATCAGTTCTAAACCAttgaaacaacaacaggAAGAAGTGGAAATGCTAATTAAGGAGAATCATACTTTGAAAATCAGAATCCGTACTCTagtcaatttcttcaacgGGTTTGACCTtaatactttgaaaaatatggacATCATTGATGAGATTGGTAAatggaaacaaaaatatattaatttaaATACGGAATATAAtactttgaaattgaaatatgatgatttgaatcTGAACAGTGAAAAACATTCAGAAGCGGAGgttaaaattgataaaaagaaagaggCTAAACTTGTTAAAGAACATAAGGTATTACAAGATTCATTCAATCAGACAAGATTAGCATTAGATACTTTGCAAAATCAgtttaaaaaattacaagagGAGAAAGCTAAGGCTGATCACGAGATTAGAAACTTGACTACTCAACACCACGAAGAGTTGGATACTAAATTATCACAGTTGGATCGAATCATTGCTGAAAAAGACGACCTGATAAATAAAGATACTGCTAAAATTCATAAATTGGAAGAACAACTAAACTCCCtcaataatgatacaaCAAGTCAATCTACTATAGACTCTTTAAAAAAACAGTTGATAGAGGAGAAATCGATGTTAGAAAGAGTAAAAacagaaaatgaaactTTAGAAAACAAAATCCATGACTTAAAATCTCAGCTACGAGAATctgaaattgaattgaagGCATTGTCCGAGAAATGTGGAAGATATGAAACTGAAATCAGAGATCATAAATCTACTTCCGAAAAATCAAACAATtactataaaaataaaataaacgAATTAGAAAGCAAGATTAAGAATCTCCACTTGCAACTAGAGAATTTAAATACCGAAAGGCAAGAACTTCAGGATGCTCTTTTAGGACATGATATAGCAGGATCTGACGAGTTGAGAGGgattaaagaagatatgCAGAACGAActagaaaaaataaagcaATTAGAAGAAACTAATCATACTCTTCAGATTAATTTCGATGACTTACAAAAAGATAATAGTAAATTAACACGCAACTTGAAGAATAGtgaagaaaacaagaaaacCCTTGAAATACAGGTCCAATCTATGCAACAAACTATCGATAATCTTGAAAAGGCTTCTATTCAACTAACTTCAGATCTGAAAAAGCTAACGAGAGAAGTGcatgatttgaatgaaaaggATGTTGATTCTCAAGAACAAATATCTCGTTTACaagataaaattgaaaaactgAAATCAGTTCATAAGGAAGAGTTGAAGATAGTTAATGAAGAGCTGGATggaaagagaaaagaattaattgaaacaaattttcaaataaaacaattacaaaatcaactatttgaaaatgtgAAGAATTCGACCACTAGCGAcataaatgaaaaagtgATAAAGGAAAAACAAGATCAAATCGAAGatcttcaaagaaaattagCTGATTTAAGAGATGCAATCAGAACTGATCAAAATAAGaacttgaagaaatttgatCTTAGAATCAAGGAAACGGAAATGAAGTACACTGAAGAATTAggtaaattgaaagaagatgttaggcttttgaaaaatgaaagagCAAAGTTAAAGAATCAATTAGAAACCATTAAAGAATCTAAAGTTAATATGGAAACCCAACATGATAGAGAGTTGAATGAGTGGATATCTAAGTTTAATTCCATGTCGAAAGAACATaacaatttgataaatcgacaagataataaaagaGATTCCTatagaaatgaaataatgGAAACTCtgaatgaaaataaacGGCTACTTGCCCAATTAGAGGCAttacaaaatcaaagatCCGACatggaaattgaaatcacCAAGCTTTCCAAATCCAGAGATGCCTATAAAGatacattgaaaaatacGTTATCTAACTTAGACTCTATAACTAAAGAATTTAGTGAATATAAGAGGAGGAACAAAAATAAcgatgaaaaaaatgaaagcATGTCAGATAGGTATCAAAATATGCAAGAAAAACTAATGAGAAGGATAAATCAATTGgaagatgataatttgTTATTGGAAAGACGTCTTCAAAACCAACCTTTGAGCTCCAGAGGCACCAATGATGCTGAACGATTCTCCAATGCATCTGTATCAAAATATcaagataatattgattattataagCTCAAGTATAATATGGAAGTCCAACAAAACAATGATATGAGATTACAAATTGATTACCTGAATTTAATTctgaaaatgatttcaaGGAATGACAAATTAAACTATCTGAAGGCTAAGGATGACATATATCTAAGTCgtgaaaacaaaaataatgatgcaGATCCTATACCACGGTACAATCCATATTATAACGACTCGCTGAATAAGCAATGGTCAAATAACTACGAAATAAATCcattcaatgatttttACAGAAATAATAACGAACAAAGGTTTTTTGACAGAAGAGATAATCAGAAACAGTTGAAGTTTAAAAGCGTGGCATTATTGGTACTTGCATGTATACGAATGAAACGTGTGGCCAATAAACATAGATGGGATAGACAGAGGCTTCGATACCtggaaagaaaaattgcattaaatgatgataccCAGAGCtggtaa
- the TRP4 gene encoding anthranilate phosphoribosyltransferase (similar to Saccharomyces cerevisiae TRP4 (YDR354W); ancestral locus Anc_5.413) produces MSEKDLVKYTRKLLVSPPTFTANDLFNAITLIMELLASTNETHPDGEVDLEFMSTYIKIASFLSSLRTTGLDHTAEYIAQAAKAVLQFSDMVDLTSETASSSSTNTEQETILDIVGTGGDGQNTFNVSTSAAIVASGIPGIKICKHGGKASTSNSGAGDLIGILGCDSSKVTAKTVNLLWNDNQFLFLLAPYFHDGMGRVALIRKLLGIPTIFNVLGPLLHPVKHIHKRVLGVYSKDLALEYAKAAALVYPDSETFVVWGNVGLDEVSPIGKTTVWHVNSDKNKKERGHIESFDLEPSMFGLMEHPLDQCASLGPRENARILTEEILSGKYSYGDNHPIYDYILLNTAVLYCLSEGHRNWKQGVIEADKSIQSGASLRALSHFIKDVQSL; encoded by the coding sequence ACCTACTTTCACCGCAAATGATCTTTTCAACGCCATAACACTGATTATGGAATTATTAGCAAGCACAAATGAAACTCATCCTGACGGTGAAGTCGACCTAGAATTCATGTCaacatatataaaaattgCAAGCttcttatcatcattaagaACTACCGGATTAGATCATACAGCTGAATATATCGCACAAGCTGCAAAGGCCGTCTTACAATTTTCAGATATGGTTGATTTAACTAGTGAAACCgcatcttcttcttccacGAATACCGAACAAGAAACAATTTTAGATATCGTTGGTACAGGTGGTGATGGACAAAACACTTTCAATGTATCCACTTCAGCAGCTATAGTCGCATCAGGTATCCCCGGTATTAAAATATGTAAACATGGTGGGAAAGCTTCAACTTCGAATAGTGGTGCTGGTGATTTAATCGGTATATTAGGATGCGACTCTTCAAAAGTTACCGCAAAGACGGTAAATTTATTATGGAATGataatcaatttcttttccttttagCACCATATTTCCATGACGGGATGGGGAGAGTGGCATTGATAAGGAAATTGCTGGGGATCCCGACTATTTTCAACGTTTTGGGTCCACTTTTACATCCTGTAAAACATATCCATAAGAGAGTCCTTGGTGTTTATTCAAAAGACTTGGCCTTAGAATATGCAAAAGCTGCCGCATTAGTGTACCCTGATAGTGAAACATTTGTTGTTTGGGGGAATGTAGGATTAGATGAAGTTTCACCTATTGGGAAGACTACTGTGTGGCATGTAAATTCggataaaaataaaaaagagaGGGGACATATAGAATCATTTGATTTGGAACCTTCAATGTTCGGGTTAATGGAACATCCATTAGACCAATGTGCTTCATTGGGACCAAGAGAGAATGCAAGAATACTGACAGAAGAAATTTTATCAGGTAAATATTCATATGGTGATAATCATCCAATCTATGATTACATACTTTTAAACACAGCTGTTTTATATTGTCTAAGTGAAGGACATAGAAATTGGAAACAAGGTGTCATTGAAGCAGATAAGAGCATCCAATCTGGTGCTTCATTAAGAGCATTGTCTCACTTTATAAAAGACGTTCAATCGTTATAA